A window from Haloarchaeobius amylolyticus encodes these proteins:
- the proB gene encoding glutamate 5-kinase: MTEVVDSSVVDDDVVSAVRTQAAGANRVVVKAGTNSLTDEDSNLDDAKLDKLVDDINDLRERGKEVLLVSSGAIGAGAGRVGHTTSTVEESQALSTVGQSHLMHRYTESFERYDIKVAQILLTQQDLDNPERFTNFRNTVEKLLDWGIVPIINENDAVATEEIQIGDNDMIAASVAIGVGVDLLVTLTDVPGVYTGNPKHDPEAERIPAVGENYDVVQDIIAKSATDGFGGIRTKVEGARDVSEHGIPAIIAESTEPGVLERIANAESVGTIFLPINGDHDD, encoded by the coding sequence ATGACTGAGGTCGTCGACAGCAGCGTGGTCGACGACGACGTCGTCTCGGCGGTCCGGACGCAGGCGGCCGGCGCGAACCGCGTCGTCGTCAAGGCCGGGACGAACTCGCTGACCGACGAGGACTCCAACCTCGACGACGCGAAGCTCGACAAGCTCGTCGACGACATCAACGACCTCCGCGAACGCGGCAAGGAGGTCCTGCTGGTCTCCTCGGGTGCCATCGGCGCCGGCGCCGGCCGGGTCGGTCACACGACCAGCACGGTCGAGGAATCGCAGGCGCTCTCGACGGTCGGGCAGAGTCACCTGATGCACCGCTACACCGAGAGCTTCGAGCGCTACGACATCAAGGTCGCCCAGATACTGCTCACCCAGCAGGACCTCGACAACCCAGAGCGCTTCACGAACTTCCGGAACACCGTCGAGAAACTGCTGGACTGGGGTATCGTGCCCATCATCAACGAGAACGACGCAGTCGCCACCGAGGAGATCCAGATCGGCGACAACGACATGATCGCGGCCTCGGTCGCCATCGGCGTCGGCGTCGACCTGCTGGTGACCCTGACCGACGTGCCCGGCGTCTACACCGGCAACCCGAAGCACGACCCCGAGGCGGAACGTATTCCGGCCGTCGGCGAGAACTACGACGTGGTGCAGGACATCATCGCGAAGAGTGCGACCGACGGGTTCGGTGGCATCCGGACCAAGGTCGAGGGCGCACGCGACGTGAGCGAACACGGCATCCCCGCCATCATCGCGGAGTCGACCGAGCCCGGCGTCCTGGAACGCATCGCCAACGCCGAGTCGGTCGGGACCATCTTCCTCCCCATCAACGGTGACCACGATGACTGA
- a CDS encoding glutamate-5-semialdehyde dehydrogenase, with amino-acid sequence MTENDTLAQVREAQTASLELAKLSEETRNEALRNVADAIEANYERILEANETDVVEAEELLEQGEYTQALVDRLKLSPSKLDSIVEMVRSVAGQDDPLGETLSARELDDGLELYKVSVPIGVIGTVFESRPDALVQIAALSLKSGNAVMLKGGSEAANSNRVLYEIIREATSDVPGGWAQLIEAREDVDRMLEMDEYIDLLMPRGSSAFVEYIQDNTSIPVLGHTEGVCHVYVDSAADLDMASDIAYDAKCQYPAVCNAVETLLVHEDVAADFLVDVAERYEDAGVELRGDARTREVIDVEEASEEDWSTEYGDLILSIRVVDSLSDAIDHITTYSSKHTESIVTEDHERAARFMRSLDSASVFHNASTRFADGYRYGLGAEVGISTGKTHARGPVGLEGLTTYKYHLEGDGHVVGDYAGEDAIPFTHREFEGEWRPGRLSDE; translated from the coding sequence ATGACTGAGAACGACACACTCGCACAGGTCAGAGAGGCACAGACCGCATCGCTCGAACTGGCGAAACTGTCCGAGGAGACCCGGAACGAGGCACTCCGGAACGTCGCCGACGCCATCGAGGCGAACTACGAACGCATCCTCGAGGCGAACGAGACGGACGTCGTCGAGGCAGAGGAACTGCTCGAACAGGGCGAGTACACCCAGGCGCTCGTCGACCGCCTGAAGCTCTCGCCGTCGAAGCTCGACAGCATCGTCGAGATGGTCCGGAGCGTCGCCGGGCAGGACGACCCGCTCGGGGAGACGCTCTCGGCCCGCGAACTCGACGACGGGCTCGAACTCTACAAGGTCTCGGTGCCCATCGGCGTCATCGGGACCGTCTTCGAGTCCCGGCCGGACGCCCTCGTCCAGATCGCCGCGCTCAGCCTGAAGTCCGGCAACGCGGTCATGCTCAAGGGCGGTAGCGAGGCCGCGAACTCGAACCGCGTCCTCTACGAGATCATCCGCGAGGCGACGAGCGACGTCCCCGGCGGCTGGGCACAGCTCATCGAGGCCCGCGAGGACGTCGACCGGATGCTGGAGATGGACGAGTACATCGACCTGCTGATGCCCCGCGGGAGTTCCGCGTTCGTCGAGTACATCCAGGACAACACCTCCATCCCCGTCCTCGGCCACACAGAGGGCGTCTGTCACGTCTACGTCGACAGCGCGGCCGACCTCGACATGGCCAGCGACATCGCCTACGACGCGAAGTGCCAGTACCCGGCGGTCTGCAACGCGGTCGAGACGCTGCTCGTCCACGAGGACGTGGCCGCGGACTTCCTCGTCGACGTGGCCGAGCGCTACGAGGACGCCGGCGTCGAACTGCGCGGGGACGCGCGAACCCGTGAGGTCATCGACGTCGAGGAGGCATCCGAGGAGGACTGGTCGACCGAGTACGGCGACCTCATCCTCTCCATCCGCGTCGTCGACTCGCTCTCGGACGCCATCGACCACATCACGACCTACAGCTCGAAGCACACCGAGTCCATCGTCACCGAGGACCACGAGCGCGCTGCCCGGTTCATGCGTAGCCTCGACTCCGCGAGCGTCTTCCACAACGCCTCCACCCGGTTCGCCGACGGCTACCGCTACGGCCTGGGCGCCGAGGTCGGCATCAGCACCGGCAAGACCCACGCCCGCGGCCCGGTCGGCCTCGAGGGGCTGACGACCTACAAGTACCACCTCGAAGGCGACGGCCACGTCGTCGGCGACTACGCCGGCGAGGACGCGATACCGTTCACCCATCGCGAGTTCGAGGGCGAGTGGCGCCCCGGGCGGCTGTCGGACGAGTAG